In one window of Eubalaena glacialis isolate mEubGla1 chromosome 13, mEubGla1.1.hap2.+ XY, whole genome shotgun sequence DNA:
- the LOC133104262 gene encoding speedy protein E4-like: MANRQPSSQVEDQDSQPSSSGYPLEVTVNEESPGPSAPWAGCSSPPQRPGCKRKRSVAFREEEEEGEPATEAQDTWVVESLSGLKMKLKRQRVSSVLPEHHEVFNRMLEDPVIRKFLVWDKNLEVSDKYLLSMVIAYFSRAGLFSWQFQRIHFFIALYVANDMEEDNQAPKQAIFSFLYGKNRSQRPLFHKLRLQFIRSMGWNARVTREECEQIQAFDPELWVWGRDRALLP; this comes from the exons ATGGCCAATCGTCAACCGAGTTCCCAGGTTGAGGACCAGGACTCCCAGCCCAGCTCCTCAGGGTACCCCCTGGAGGTGACTGTCAACGAAGAAAGCCCAGGACCGTCAG CCCCCTGGGCCGGCTGCAGCTCCCCGCCTCAGCGCCCTGGCTGCAAGAGGAAGAGGTCAGTGGCgttcagagaggaggaggaggagggcgagCCGGCCACTGAGGCCCAGGACACCTGGGTCGTGGAGTCGCTGAGTGGGCTCAAGATGAAGCTCAAGCGACAGCGGGTGTCTTCAGTGCTTCCTGAGCACCACGAGGTCTTCAACAGGATGCTCG AGGATCCCGTCATTAGGAAATTCCTCGTCTGGGACAAAAACCTGGAAGTATCTGACAAG TATCTCCTGTCGATGGTGATAGCTTATTTCAGCCGGGCCGGGCTCTTCTCCTGGCAATTCCAGAGAATCCATTTCTTTATAGCTCT CTATGTGGCCAACGACATGGAAGAGGACAACCAGGCCCCCAAACAGGCCATCTTTTCGTTCCTCTATGGAAAGAACCGCTCCCAGCGTCCCTTGTTCCACAAACTGCGTCTCCAGTTCATCCGTTCCATGGGCTGGAACGCTAGGGTCACTCGGGAAGAGTGCGAGCAG ATCCAGGCTTTTGATCCAGAGCTCTGGGTGTGGGGAAGAGATCGCGCCCTCTTGCCCTAG